The following are encoded together in the Coffea arabica cultivar ET-39 chromosome 1c, Coffea Arabica ET-39 HiFi, whole genome shotgun sequence genome:
- the LOC113726257 gene encoding NAC domain-containing protein 60-like, which yields MGDQQENEITGSSSTKKNMEISMAEASSMFPGFRFSPTDEELICFYLKKKVEGLDNSVDVIPEVDICRFEPWDLPGKSVIPSDKEWFFFSPRGRKYPNGSQSKRATDLGYWKATGKERNIKSGSTIIGTKRTLVFHTGRAPKGQRTEWIMHEYCMSGKSQDFMVVCRLRKNTEFHLDDSPRRKPQEGRHPSAANNNAAASSGIEQTDASEGALLGDCWSKECSSSNNSHSTDQIESGFECDDKVPNELSPYASSSHQKDCDSIEEDYFADIMKDDIIQLDDSAIYASPQQLQAVAPDPESQNKSKQPAEDAPSCSLPFQGTANRRLRLGRQKLEYNEAHPLNRYRVDKANLPPKLVSQADLQQPPKLLVRLFSNVGSERLSIFFIALIILAALFLYVQVG from the exons ATGGGGGACCAACAGGAAAATGAGATTACTGGTTCTTCTTCGACAAAGAAGAATATGGAGATTTCAATGGCTGAAGCATCATCTATGTTTCCCGGGTTTCGGTTTTCTCCTACAGATGAAGAGTTAATATGTTTTTACCTCAAGAAGAAGGTTGAAGGGCTAGATAACTCTGTTGATGTCATTCCCGAAGTTGATATTTGTAGATTCGAGCCCTGGGACTTGCCAG GTAAATCTGTCATTCCATCAGATAAAGAGTGGTTCTTTTTTTCTCCTCGTGGAAGAAAATACCCGAATGGCTCCCAAAGTAAGAGGGCAACTGATCTTGGATACTGGAAAGCCACTGGAAAAGAACGTAATATAAAGTCAGGTTCGACTATAATTGGCACAAAGAGAACTTTGGTGTTTCACACTGGTAGGGCACCAAAAGGACAAAGGACCGAATGGATAATGCACGAATATTGCATGAGTGGAAAGTCACAG GATTTCATGGTTGTGTGCCGCCTTAGAAAGAACACTGAGTTCCATTTAGATGACTCACCACGAAGGAAACCTCAAGAAGGCAGACATCCATCAGCTGCAAACAACAATGCTGCTGCTTCATCCGGAATTGAGCAAACTGATGCTTCTGAAGGAGCCCTGTTAGGCGACTGCTGGTCAAAGGAATGTAGTAGCAGCAACAATTCGCATTCAACTGACCAGATTGAATCTGGATTTGAATGTGATGATAAAGTACCCAACGAATTGTCTCCTTACGCGTCTTCCAGCCACCAGAAG GATTGTGACAGCATTGAAGAGGATTATTTTGCTGACATTATGAAAGATGATATCATCCAGCTAGATGATTCTGCAATCTACGCGAGTCCACAACAGCTGCAAGCGGTTGCACCAGATCCTGAGTCGCAGAATAAGTCTAAGCAGCCAGCCGAAGATGCCCCATCCTGTAGTCTTCCTTTCCAGGGCACAGCAAATCGAAGGCTCAGATTGGGAAGGCAAAAACTTGAATACAATGAAGCTCATCCACTTAACAGGTACAGAGTCGACAAAGCTAACCTCCCTCCCAAGCTCGTCAGTCAAGCGGATTTGCAGCAGCCGCCAAAATTGTTGGTTAGATTATTCTCTAACGTGGGGTCTGAGCGTTTATCCATATTCTTCATCGCTCTCATAATCCTGGCTGCGCTCTTCCTGTATGTGCAAGTTGGATAG
- the LOC113726242 gene encoding uncharacterized protein, producing the protein MAKNTRYRSLEDQLKKQESRPQEIAETVTTIQTSGQNELQEKLHYEMEHNNSRLEAIVGNLDQKFSKMEQKFNALLKVMMKEKGLQDNDGGAPDPLLPTPPAHLKLMTPNELAGHPHETKDFMVVWRLRKNTEFHLDDSPRRKPQEGRHPSAANNNATASSGIEQTDASEGAMLGDCWSKECSSSNNSHSTEQIESGFECDDKVPNELSPYASSSHQKDCDSIEEDYFADIMKDDIIQLDDSAIYASTTPANGCTRT; encoded by the exons ATGGCAAAAAATACTAGATATCGATCACTGGAAGACCAACTTAAGAAACAGGAGAGTAGACCACAAGAAATAGCAGAGACCGTGACCACAATTCAGACTTCGGGACAAAACGAGTTGCAGGAAAAACTCCACTACGAAATGGAGCACAATAACTCCAGATTGGAGGCAATAGTAGGGAATCTGGATCAGAAATTCAGCAAGATGGAGCAAAAGTTCAACGCACTGTTGAAGGTGATGATGAAGGAGAAAGGACTTCAGGACAATGACGGAGGGGCTCCAGATCCACTGCTACCAACCCCGCCCGCACATCTGAAACTGATGACTCCAAATGAGTTGGCAGGTCACCCACATGAAACCAAAG ATTTCATGGTTGTGTGGCGCCTTAGAAAGAACACTGAGTTCCATTTAGACGACTCACCGCGAAGGAAACCTCAAGAAGGCAGACATCCATCAGCTGCAAACAACAATGCTACTGCTTCATCCGGAATTGAGCAAACTGATGCTTCTGAAGGAGCCATGTTAGGCGACTGCTGGTCAAAGGAATGTAGTAGCAGCAACAATTCGCATTCAACTGAGCAGATTGAATCTGGATTTGAATGTGATGATAAAGTACCCAACGAATTGTCTCCTTATGCGTCTTCCAGCCACCAGAAG GATTGTGACAGCATTGAAGAAGATTATTTTGCTGACATTATGAAAGATGATATCATCCAGCTAGATGATTCTGCAATCTACGCGTCCACAACACCTGCAAACGGTTGCACCAGAACCTGA
- the LOC113726235 gene encoding borneol dehydrogenase, mitochondrial-like, protein MANMAVASNVMKRLQGKVALITGAASGIGESAARLFVKHGAKVVVADIQDDLAQKVCQDLDPSSASHVHCDVTQESDIENAVNTAVSKYGKLDIMFNNAGIGGSRTSNILDDKKSDFERVISVNLVGIFLGAKHAARVMIPNRCGSIINTASVCSTLGGGAPHAYVSSKHAVVGLTRNTAVDLGRYGIRVNCLSPYFVSTPSAADFVERIYGGVSKVYTYLDGAELKAEDVADAALYLASDDSKYVSGHNLVVDGGHSIVNSAMCMYENSKK, encoded by the exons ATGGCAAACATGGCAGTCGCCTCAAATGTTATGAAAAG GCTTCAAGGCAAGGTTGCACTGATAACTGGTGCTGCTAGTGGTATTGGTGAGTCCGCCGCTAGACTTTTTGTCAAACATGGAGCGAAAGTAGTCGTTGCTGACATTCAAGATGATTTGGCCCAGAAAGTATGCCAAGATTTGGATCCTTCATCAGCTTCACATGTTCACTGTGATGTAACTCAAGAATCTGATATAGAAAATGCAGTGAACACTGCTGTTTCTAAGTATGGGAAGCTAGACATCATGTTCAACAATGCTGGTATAGGGGGATCACGCACATCCAACATTCTTGAcgataaaaaatctgattttgaacGCGTAATCAGTGTAAACCTTGTAGGTATATTTTTAGGCGCAAAACATGCTGCAAGAGTGATGATTCCTAATCGCTGTGGCAGTATAATAAATACCGCAAGTGTATGTTCTACCCTTGGCGGAGGTGCTCCTCATGCTTACGTGAGTTCAAAGCATGCTGTGGTAGGCCTAACAAGAAATACTGCTGTTGATCTCGGACGATATGGCATTCGCGTGAACTGTCTGTCGCCCTACTTTGTTTCCACGCCTTCGGCAGCTGATTTCGTCGAAAGAATCTATGGTGGAGTTTCTAAAGTATATACGTATCTGGATGGTGCAGAACTGAAGGCAGAAGATGTAGCTGATGCAGCTCTTTACTTGGCAAGTGATGACTCCAAATATGTCAGTGGGCACAACCTTGTGGTTGATGGAGGCCACAGTATTGTTAATTCAGCTATGTGTATGTATGAGAACTCAAAAAAATGA
- the LOC113741843 gene encoding borneol dehydrogenase, mitochondrial-like yields the protein MANMAIASNIMKRLQGKVALITGGASGIGESTARLFVKHGAKVVIADIQDDLAKKVCQDLDPSSASHVHCDTTQESDIENAVNTAVSKYGKLDIMFNNAGIAGSGTSNILDDKKSGFERVISVNLVGVFLGAKHAARVMIPNRCGSIINTASVCSTIVGAAPHAYVSSKHAVVGLTRNTAVDLGRYGIRVNCLSPYFVPTPLAVDYIERINGGVSKVYTYLDGAVLKAEDVADAALYLASDDSKYVSGHNLVVDGGYSIVNSAMCMFENSQK from the exons ATGGCAAACATGGCAATCGCCTCAAATATTATGAAAAG GCTTCAAGGCAAGGTTGCACTGATAACTGGTGGTGCTAGCGGTATTGGCGAGTCCACCGCTAGACTTTTTGTCAAACATGGAGCGAAAGTAGTCATTGCTGACATTCAAGATGATTTGGCCAAGAAAGTATGCCAAGATTTGGATCCTTCATCAGCTTCACATGTTCACTGTGATACAACTCAAGAATCTGATATAGAAAATGCAGTGAACACTGCTGTTTCTAAGTATGGGAAGCTAGACATCATGTTCAACAATGCTGGTATAGCGGGATCAGGCACATCCAACATTCTTGACGATAAAAAATCTGGTTTTGAACGCGTAATCAGCGTAAACCTTGTAGGTGTATTTTTAGGCGCAAAACATGCTGCGAGAGTGATGATCCCTAATCGCTGTGGCAGTATAATAAATACAGCAAGTGTATGTTCTACCATAGTTGGAGCTGCTCCTCATGCTTACGTGAGTTCAAAGCATGCTGTGGTAGGCCTAACAAGAAATACTGCTGTTGATCTCGGACGATATGGCATTCGCGTGAACTGTCTGTCGCCCTACTTTGTTCCCACGCCTTTGGCGGTGGATTACATAGAAAGAATCAATGGTGGAGTTTCTAAAGTATATACGTATCTGGATGGTGCAGTGCTGAAGGCAGAAGATGTAGCTGATGCAGCTCTTTACTTGGCAAGTGATGACTCCAAATATGTCAGTGGGCACAACCTTGTGGTTGATGGAGGCTATAGTATTGTTAATTCGGCTATGTGTATGTTTGAGAACTCACAAAAATGA